CCGCCCGGCAGGCGGCTTCTTTGATAGCCCAAGGGCTCACGGCGGGTGTCCCTGACTTTTTCGTAGCGCTTAAAAACGGGCGTTCATTCTTTGTAGAACTGAAAACAGAGAAAGGGCGCTTGTCAAAGCGGCAAAAAGTAGTAGTAAAACAACTAAACGAGTGCAATCAAAGAGTATACTTATGCAGAACGATACAAGAGTTTCAAGCAGGTATTAGAGAGCGAGCGGGCTGGTGCCAGCGTGCGAGCGGTTACTTATTTCAGAATAATTGAGGGCGAGTTGGAAGTAGTCCCCACGGCGGGGGCGTCTTTCCTGCTCACACCTCCGCCCGTTTTTGAACTCGAGGAGGATTATATCAACCGTTTAAGCTTTCGGAGCGTTGTTCAGGCTATTGCCATCGCCCGCGGCTGCGGGGGTAAGTACAGTGTTGCATTCCCTTACTTATATTATGTCCTAAAACACGACGCCGAGCTGGACAAAGTAGAAGCTGAGCAGCTCTACGCCGATGCCCCCTATTTCCCGCATGGCGCCTTCGTGGTGTCGGCTATGCAGCAGCTCGATGAGGTCTTGCGCGTCTTTTATGAAGACCTCGAACGATTCAGCGTAAGCGACAGCGCTATCGCCCGTAGTGTGTTGAAGGAGTTTGACTTTGTTAGCGCTCGTCTACACGCTCGCGGGCGGCGACGCGACTAAGTTCGACAAAGCGCTTTCATTGTCTACCGAAACGGCGCTAACATATATCCGCTTTCCAGGTACGGCAGGGCTATGTGAGTCATAAGGAGTTAGAGCGTATCAAACGCAAATAGTTTAGTGATATGTAAAATTTAAATACTAAGGAAAATGGTAGTATTATCCTTATTTGACGGAATGAGTACAGGTCAGCAAGCGCTAAGAAATTTAGGATTTAGAGTTAGCAAGTACTATGCTTCTGAAATAAAGAAGCACGCAATTGAGCTAACTAAGCACCACTTTCCAAATACAGTGCATTTAGGAGATGTAAAAAATTGGCGTTCTTGGAGCATTGATTGGAGCAAAGTAGATTTGGTATTGAGTGGCTCACCTTGTCAAGACCTATCCTCAATAGGCAAACGGAAAGGTTTACATGCTGAACGTTCAAGCTTGTTTTTTACGTTTGTTGATATTCTGACTCACATACGTAAATACAATAGGAGTGTTTTGTTTTTGCAGGAAAACGTGGCAAGCGCTAAAAAGGAAGATATAGAAATAATGACTGAAACACTTAGCACGAAGCCTGTTTTAATAGACAGTAAATTTTTCACAGCACAGCGCCGGCGCCGGCTCTGGTGGACAAATATAAAAGTAAAAACAGACTCCATCCGTGATGCCGGCATAATGTTTAAGGACATAATAGGGGGGGGGATGGTTGACAAAGATAAGGCTATGACGCTTACGGCTTCATACGCAAAAAGTACAGCTTATCGGGATAAAATTAAGCTACACAAATACTTTGTAAAAAAGCTCAATAACAGCTACGGCGGGGCGTTCAACTATGTTATCGATGAGGACGGTTTATATAGAGCGTTGACGCAAACGGAGATGGAGCGCCTGCAAGGGTTTGAAGATGGATATACAAGTATCCTAAACCGCACGCACGCAGGCAATCTCCTTGGTGATGCGTGGACGCTTCTGGTGATAGAATACATATTCTCGTTTATTTAGAATGCTATCTATTCATTAAATAAAATGTATAAGACTATGGCAGTAGCTAATTTTTCAATCATCGGAAACGAGGTGCTTTTCAATATGTTTGGATGCTTAATAGAGAAGCACGGCTGTGTGATAGAGTATTCAGATTCAGGTGAAATAAAATTTGAGTTGTATAACTGCAATCTTGATACTGACTTTTGTAATTTAACATGCAGATTTACATGCACTTGCAAGTGCATCGTTCTGGATGGAACCGGGCATGAATTGTTTATGTTTGACCTGGCGGAGTCTGTGGCACGCAAAAGTTTTGGACAACGAGCGTCCGGACTGCGCATAACAGTTCCGGAGTTTAAGGAGCTATATCTTAAATACCGGAAGGATATTTAAACCCAAGGCAGGCACGTCCTGCCTTTCTTATTTAGACCCATTCTAAATTTGTAAAAAACTGTGCAAAAATTTTGCACTTTAAAATCTATTTGTTATATTTGTAGTGTAAGGTAAAACAAAAAACAAAGACAACTATGAAGACTCTAAAAGAATACAACCCGAAAGAGACTTACAGATATGTAGTGAGATATTCGCTCGACCCAGCAAAAGACCTCGAGCGCAACTGGAGCACATTTGCTGGGGCTGAGTGCGAGTTCGGACCTTTCTCATACCCGGCAGAGACAGAAGACGAGGCGCGTGAAGAGTACGCTGCCTATATAGGCATATCACCAGAAGAAGTAACAAAAGAGTTCCGTTGGCATAACGGGCTAAACAGCTACGCCCAAGTACACTATGAAGGACTTGGAGCATGGGAGCTAAATGCCAACACGCTCGAAGAAGCGGTTGCTGAGGCAAAGGGAATGAATGAAAGCGATATGTGGTGCACTACTGGTGCAGGCACTGGGCATTTCTTCGCATCGGAAGTGGTCGCTTACATCAAAGTACCCAACAAGGAGAATTTATATATTTTCATATTGGATTAGGTTAGAGCAAACGCACCACCACCACCAGCACGATAAGTGCCAAGATGAGCCAGAGGGCGAGTGTTTTGCTTGCATCTGGCTCTTTTTTTTCTGTTTCTACTATCTTTGTGACCCTGACCGTGTCCCTTACCACTATCGTGTCGCATTCAGCTTTTACGCGTATTGTGTCCTTTACGCGCACGAGTCGCACAGACGCGCGCCCTTGGCGCACAATTGTGTCGATGCGCTGAACCGTGTCTCGCAGCACGATGGACACGGTATCGCGCTCAATCACCCGCTCGCGCACCATTACCGTGTCCACACGGCTTTCAACTATCTGTCTTTTCGCTGCACAGCTACTTAGAACCAGTAGCAGCGTTATCGTTATTTTTTTCATGACCGTAAAGTAGGAAAGGGATAATGATTAACAGCACCGGGCTTATTTCTGTCCAGGTCGCTTTGTCGAAATATACAAGCAGCACAGCCGCGGCCGCAAGCAGCACGGCGAACAGCGTGCTCTTCCAGTGGCATTTTACGTTACTTAGTTTGAAATTTTTCATTTGTAAGCGCGTCGATTTTAGTTTCGAGTACTGTAATACGAATAGTTAGTTTGTTCACATCAACAGTGAGTGATTTAAAGTCTTTGTGTATTGAACTTAATAAATAGCCGATAATCCCTAATAAGAGCATGAGCACGGGGACTAGTACCATCTGAAAAAACTCAAGCATATTCATCGTAATATTTTGTAATAGCGTCGCAAAGAGCATCAGTAAATTTACTTTTGTAGTGTTCAGACATAAGCAACTCAGCGTCTTCCATATTTGTAAAGAATAAGTTCTCAATGAGCACAGCAGGCATGAGGGCCCGCTTCAATACAAAGAAATCAGTTTCTTTGTCGGGGTCGCCGTCTGTGTAGTCAACGCGCGCGGGGATGTCGGGGAACGCTTTCTTGTATTCTTCAATGATAAGCGTAGCCAGTTTGTCAGCGTCAGTATTGCCTCGGCTCGTATAGACTTCAAAGCCGCGCGCAGGGGTGCCGGGACCTCGCATCGTGGTGCCGTGTGCGTTTGAATGAAGGGACAAGAACGTGATACGCTCTTCGTGCTTTCTTAGCCTGTAGTAGGCATTAGCGATTTCAACTCTTGAGGGGAGCGGCGTATCGTATATTTCTGAATACACTTTCTTGACAAAGAAGCCGAGCGCTTCGAGCTTCTCTTTGAGAGCGTTAGCATATTCACGATTGATAACACCCTCATACACTACAAGCCCATCATCGTAAAAGTAGCGCTTCCCTATTTTGAGCGAGGTCGTGTATTGCCCGGTTGCGGGGTCTATGCCGCCATGCCCGGCGTCTAATAGTATTGTTTTTTTCATAGGAGGTAGTTCTTTTTGATAATTTTAGACGGGTAAACGGGTTTGATGTTTACATTTACGTTGATTCTATCACCCTTGTCAGTCAGGCGCTTGGCGTAGTAGTCGGCTTCATCGAGGAAATACCGCCTTAACGCCCGCAGCTCTTCGGCGGTAGCAGGCATGCTTTGTTCAGTCACTTTGCGCACAAAGCCCGTGCTGCTGCTTTGCATTGACCCCATCAGCGTATAGTCCGCCAGTGCCCTGAACGCCACGAAGTTGATAATCGCCTCCGCATCGTTGCCCGGCAGGACGGCGTATAGATACACGTCGCCCGTTAGCGGGGTGTCCACCTCCACCGTGGTGCCGCTCACACTCACAACGTTGCGAAACGCGGCGTCCGTACCGGACAACACCAACGCATCGCCAACAGCTACGGGCGTGTTTAGCTGAATATGAGTAGCGTCCACCACCACAGCTTGCTCGATAGATACGCCGTTGAGGGCGTCGCCCAGCACCAGCGAGCTTTTATCGTAGAACGTGCCCAGCTCCCGCTCTGCTTTGTCAACATAGTTAGCGAGCATTTCAGGGGTTACATGTTTCGATAAATTACCCCTCGCTTGTATAAAGTCAAATTTTACCGCTGTTTTCATTCTACACTAATTGATTTTATTTTAACACTACTGCTCTGACCAGCAAAGAGGACGTGCTCGCTTAGTACGTCCGCCAGCGCCCGTTCTATAATATCCCTATACCTGCGCACGATAAAGTGTTCAGTATAGTAGATAGCGTCGCGCATTTCTTGCACGCTGCCCAGCTTGCCCGCCGTGGGTATGCCGTACAAAATTTCAGGTATCCCGAAGCGTCTGAAAATATTAGCTTTTGCTGTTTCGAGCACTCTGTCGTACTCTTGCGCTATGTTCTTTTTGTCAAGCTGAACAATCTCAGGTTTAAAATCGGGGTTCGTGTACTCTATTCGCATGATTTTAGCGGCATCGCTGCCCGCAAATGCGCTATAGGGGTCGTCGTATCGCTGCAAAAACTCGTCCTCTTCCTTCGAAGCGCTGTTTTTGTACTCGAAAATAATCGTGTCGGGGGCAAAGCCAAACTTGGCATCCCGCAAGGTCGATTTTTTTGCGCTTAGTTCTACAAAAGCGTCGAGCAGCACCTGCGTAGCAAGCGGTACGGGATAAATAAGGGCGGGGTCGAAGATACCCCGCACCATTATCCTGTTTTCATGGCTATACTTGACTCCATCAACCACACCCACATCATATAGGGGGTGGCGTTCAATCGTATTGCGCTGCTCATCTACAATCTTAGCACACCCGACGACCTCGCCTTCATCGTTAGCAAAGAAGCGAATGAAGCGAGGCGACACGGGGTTGAAGTCGGTCACATGCCCTTCGGCGTCTTCAATCAGTTCAATCGCTAACATGTTGTATTTAGCGAGCGACAGCGCAAGCTCGTCGAGCTTTTCGTTGAAAGCGCCAAAAGGGGCATCGAGCCCCCCCCCACGGATGAACATGGTCAACTTGTCCACCGCCGCGCTAAGTGTCTGACTGACAGCGATAGCGTCGTCCACCAAAGCGGGGAGTTCCTTCGTTGGAAGGAGTACCCCAAGCTCGGCAGGCGCGCTGTATTCTATGTATTTTCGCTGTCGTAACATCTTACTCTTCTATTTTTTCGATTTTGTAGCCGTTCGTGCGCAAGAAATCCGCTATTTTATCGTCGATATCCTCGGGTCTGTAAACCCACGCACCTACTCGGGCGGTCTCCCGCCCGACGATGCGGTAGCGTACTTTTTTTTCTTCTTTCTTCTCTTCTTGTTTCTTTTTAATGCTCATCTCTTTAAATGTTTTGGTTAAGCTATCAATAGAGCCTCAAAAGCTGTTTTTGAAGCTGCATAGTCGTAAACCTCACTCGGCGAAGTGCCGGTATAAACCCCGAAGACAGGCATCAGGTTCGGTGCCTGTTCCATGTCCAAAATCAAGGTGAACAGCCCCCCCTTGTCGGTGTCGCTTGTGTCGGCAGAGCCTTCCCGGATTTGCAAGCCGGTTGACCACCCCGCTACACGGAACTGGCCGTTGCTCTCGAATACGCCCACCACCTTGGCAGTAAGCAGCTTTTTGATGTTCGAGAGTGCTTTTGCGTCAATCTCCCACGCCACAAATTCGATTTCGTGTGACAAATTCGCCCGGTAAGTGCCGCGGCTAATATTTTCCCGCGCAATAATAGACCCGTTGAGCCCCTCAACCAAATAGCCCTGTTTGCCGCTTTTGAGAGGCAATGCGGTGATTATGTCTATTGAGACGCTCTCGCCGTTAAGCGTTGTCTTGTAGGTCACCCCGCTCATGTCGATGTCATCCACATTGATGAGGATGAGCTTGTCTTTGATTTTGCCAGAGGGGGCTTTGCATGATACGCCAAAGCCGCCCGATATTGTTGTTATACATCCCATAGCTTTACTTATTTAATGATTCTGATAGCGTCGTCGATGTAAACACCTACGCCAGTTTTGAACGAAGCGCGGACGCGGTACTCGTAATCGAGTGTTACGTCCTTCATGTTCTTAAATAATAGTTGATTGAAGTCTTCTTCGTTGCCGCTAACAACGTGGAAGTTCCTCGGCGACCCGGAAATAATCATGTTAGGAGGCATGGCGTCCAAGCCGTAAATGGGCTTGCCGAGGTACTCCATCGCTTTCTCGCCGCTGGGGTCGAAACCGCCTGCCACGCTGTTGTTGGCTTGCGCTACTTTGTATAGTTCCAGCAAGCGCGTGCTCATGTAGAAGCCGAAACCCGAAGTGCTGCGAAACTTATTAGGCACAGCGCTAATCAAGCGCGCTAAGTTAGCAGTGATGTTCAGCTCGTTCACGTAATGAGCCGTACCTGCGACGCCCGTGCCGCTTTCGCTCGCTATACCGCTCACATTAGAGTAGGCGGTTGCGGTGATGGTGGTCGATGCGATGTCGGTAACTACGAAGTCGAGGCCTTTAAGCGGCGACGCGTTCGAGGGGTAGAAAGTGATAATATCACCTACTCGCAGGTTAGCGTTTGCGGACGCTACTGTAAGGGTAAGGACAGAACCGATTTGCGTGTAGTTATAAGCCGTGAACGCCTGCACCCCATTCACAGGTGCGTATTCGGACACGGCGCCAACGACTTGGTCAAGAAGCGAGTTGTAAGCGTCGGTGAAGGTGAACGTAGTAGGCTCTACTCCCTTACCCTGCACCATCAGCAGGTCGTTTTTTTCGGCGCAGTACTGCAAATACAACTCTATTAGCGCGTTTTCGACTTCGGCGGTTACGTCCGAATCATCCACGGTGCGATGTTGTGGGGCTTGCAACACCGAAGAGGCAAGGTACTGCCATACCCGCGTGCCGTCGAGGGTCATCTGCAGGTCGTAGGTCGCAAGATTGACAAGAATACTGTCATAAGGGGCGTCAGCGGTACCGCTAAATGAGCTCGTGCGGTCATTGAACTTACCCCCCACATTCAGGACAGGGATTTCGGCTTGTTTCCCAAAATGTCCGAAATGCACACTGAACCCGTTGCCTGCCGTCACTTGTTGCTGAGCAAAAACGGCATAGACAAAATCGGGAATCGCTACTGCTTTATTTAAACTGTTATTAATCATCTCTTACGCTTGTTTTTTTGCGGTGAACAACTTTTTTAACAAAGCCGCTTTTGCGCGCTTCTCATCGCTCAGAAAATTGAGCGCCTGGGGTGTGCCATCTTTTTTTGCGGGGGCTTGTGCCTTAGGCGTCTTACCGCCCTTCGCATTCAAGATAGCCTCCATTTTCGCTTTCAAGTCGGCAAGCTCGGCTTTCAATGCAGCTACTTCATCGTTGTTAGCCGCGGCTTCGCCTTCTTCGGCAACGGCTTCACGCACCTCCGAAATTACGCCGTCAGCCACCATAATAACTACACTATCGGCAAGTTCGTACTCACCATCGGGCACCAGCTCGGCTGTACCCACGTAGAAAACCGCGCTACCTACCCAGTCTGCCGGGTTTTCGCTGTCGCTGTCAATCAGCAAAGCTGTCCCGTCGGCGGTCGCGCGCTCGACAGCTAATAGCGCCCAGCGCTCTTTGTTTTCGATTTTAATTTTTTTGAATCCCATCTGTTTGACACTTTTTTGGCTTTTATTTTTATATTTAGCTACAAGCCGAACCAGGTGTTCGTTATTGAGTTTCGCTTCCTCCTGCACAATAATTTGAGTTACAAGACCGATGTTGGCGGCCTCCCGCGCTGTGACAATCGTATCCCGCTTCATCAACGCACGAATTTCTTGCTCTGAAATGGAAAGAGTGCGCGCGTAAATCGACACTAAATCGCCCTGCACCTCCTCAACAAAGTCAGCGTACTCCCTGAGTTTTTCAGCGTCGCCGCTCGCCCATTCAATATAAGGGTTGTGCAGGAGGAATTTAGCGTACTCATAAGCTTTCCGGACGGGAGCCGCTACATACAAAATAGTAGCCGCAGAATAACACGCCCCATGGACAATAGCCTCTTTTATCCTGCCCCCCAAAGCCGATACAATAGCAAAAGCCTCAATAGGGTCGCCGCCATGGCTGTTGATATGCAGTCTTGTATCCTCGTCGCTGCCGGCTTGTGTCAACACACTACCCAGCGTC
This Chitinophagales bacterium DNA region includes the following protein-coding sequences:
- a CDS encoding DNA methyltransferase — encoded protein: MVVLSLFDGMSTGQQALRNLGFRVSKYYASEIKKHAIELTKHHFPNTVHLGDVKNWRSWSIDWSKVDLVLSGSPCQDLSSIGKRKGLHAERSSLFFTFVDILTHIRKYNRSVLFLQENVASAKKEDIEIMTETLSTKPVLIDSKFFTAQRRRRLWWTNIKVKTDSIRDAGIMFKDIIGGGMVDKDKAMTLTASYAKSTAYRDKIKLHKYFVKKLNNSYGGAFNYVIDEDGLYRALTQTEMERLQGFEDGYTSILNRTHAGNLLGDAWTLLVIEYIFSFI